One stretch of Bradyrhizobium canariense DNA includes these proteins:
- a CDS encoding gamma-glutamyltransferase family protein, which yields MRKNITDPFTTRPEIEGTFSVVTSTHWIATAVGMGILEKGGNAFDAGVATAFTLQVVEPHLNGPGGDVPIIVHDVKRARTEVICGQGPAPSGATIAHYRSEGLDMVPGTGLLAACVPGTFESWMLLLRDYGTMRLRDVLEPAIAYARDGYPLVERAAATIQTVEQLFRNHWTTSAAVYLPNNEVPKPGTLFTNPRLSETYARILKEAESAGADRVAQIERARKAWSHGFVAEAIGQFCRTQEIMDVSGAPHRGVLTADDMARWQPTIEAPLTYDYGRYTVCKPGVWSQGPVMLQQLALLKGFTLDGLDPAGPEFIHLQIECAKLAYADREKFYGDPKFSEIPIATLLSDAYNDERRKLISDQASLDFIPGSVEGFGAVVKLRRQEGHREAVGAMGAGEPTVGRFGEVRGDTVHFDIIDSAGNMISATPSGGWLQSSPVIPELGFCLGSRAQMFWLEENHPAALAPGKRPRTTLSPTMALRDGEPYLAWGSPGGDQQDQWITQFFLRHVHAKLNLQEAIDAPAWHSEHFPISFWPRTARPGVLVVEDRVSKATVDTLKDRGHIVETGPSWSEGRLTAASKIGKRRRAAANPRGMQGYAAGR from the coding sequence ATGCGCAAAAATATCACCGATCCGTTCACCACGAGGCCGGAAATCGAAGGCACTTTCAGCGTCGTCACCTCGACCCACTGGATCGCCACCGCGGTCGGAATGGGCATTCTGGAGAAAGGCGGCAACGCTTTCGACGCCGGTGTCGCCACCGCGTTTACGCTGCAGGTTGTCGAGCCGCATCTGAACGGCCCGGGCGGCGACGTGCCGATCATCGTGCACGATGTCAAACGCGCCCGCACCGAGGTGATCTGCGGCCAGGGCCCGGCGCCGTCGGGCGCAACCATTGCGCACTACCGCAGCGAAGGCCTCGACATGGTGCCCGGCACGGGGCTGTTGGCCGCCTGCGTCCCCGGCACGTTCGAATCCTGGATGCTGCTGCTGCGCGATTACGGCACGATGCGGCTGCGCGATGTGCTGGAACCGGCCATCGCCTATGCCCGTGACGGCTATCCGCTGGTGGAGCGCGCCGCGGCGACGATCCAAACCGTCGAGCAATTGTTCAGGAACCACTGGACCACGTCGGCGGCGGTCTATTTGCCGAACAATGAAGTGCCAAAGCCCGGCACCCTCTTCACCAACCCAAGGCTTTCCGAGACTTATGCCCGCATCTTAAAGGAAGCCGAAAGCGCGGGCGCCGACCGTGTCGCGCAGATTGAACGGGCGCGAAAGGCCTGGTCCCATGGTTTCGTCGCCGAGGCGATCGGTCAATTCTGCCGGACCCAGGAGATCATGGATGTCAGCGGCGCGCCGCATCGCGGCGTGCTGACTGCCGACGACATGGCGCGCTGGCAGCCCACCATCGAAGCCCCGCTGACCTACGATTATGGCCGCTATACCGTCTGCAAACCCGGGGTCTGGAGCCAGGGACCGGTGATGCTGCAGCAGCTCGCGCTGCTCAAGGGATTCACGCTGGACGGGCTCGACCCGGCAGGACCCGAGTTCATTCACCTGCAAATCGAATGCGCCAAACTGGCCTACGCCGACCGCGAGAAGTTTTACGGCGATCCGAAGTTCAGCGAAATCCCGATCGCGACGCTGTTGTCCGATGCCTATAATGACGAGCGACGCAAGTTGATCTCGGATCAGGCCTCGCTCGATTTCATCCCCGGCTCGGTCGAGGGCTTCGGTGCGGTGGTGAAATTGCGCCGCCAGGAAGGTCACCGCGAAGCCGTCGGCGCCATGGGCGCTGGCGAGCCGACCGTCGGCCGCTTCGGCGAGGTGCGCGGCGACACTGTGCATTTCGACATTATCGATTCCGCCGGCAACATGATCTCGGCAACGCCCTCCGGCGGCTGGCTGCAATCATCGCCGGTCATCCCCGAACTCGGCTTCTGTCTCGGCAGCCGCGCACAGATGTTCTGGCTCGAGGAAAATCATCCTGCCGCACTGGCGCCGGGCAAGCGCCCGCGCACCACGCTCAGCCCGACCATGGCGCTGCGCGACGGTGAGCCTTATCTGGCCTGGGGTTCGCCCGGCGGCGATCAGCAGGATCAATGGATCACGCAATTCTTCCTGCGGCATGTCCATGCCAAGCTGAACCTGCAGGAAGCGATCGACGCGCCCGCCTGGCATTCGGAGCATTTCCCGATCTCGTTCTGGCCACGCACCGCGCGGCCCGGCGTGCTGGTGGTGGAAGATCGCGTGTCGAAGGCGACCGTCGATACGCTGAAAGACCGCGGCCATATCGTCGAGACCGGCCCAAGCTGGTCGGAGGGCCGCCTTACGGCGGCCTCGAAAATCGGCAAACGCCGGCGTGCCGCCGCGAACCCGCGCGGCATGCAGGGCTACGCGGCCGGACGGTAG
- a CDS encoding ferredoxin, which yields MYVILTSKPGQFRTKVVQGLKPLEAYDYLFYGQTKAHFVIAELLEDSTRIRVIEDDTAIVNDVPSKFLEKFETTQQALEELRHLTTFGHMDTELRKTTLPTS from the coding sequence ATGTATGTCATTCTGACAAGCAAGCCCGGACAATTCAGGACCAAGGTGGTTCAAGGCCTGAAGCCGTTAGAGGCCTACGATTATCTGTTTTACGGCCAGACCAAGGCGCATTTCGTGATCGCGGAGCTGCTCGAAGATAGCACCCGGATCCGGGTGATCGAGGACGATACCGCGATCGTCAACGACGTGCCTTCAAAGTTTCTTGAGAAATTCGAGACGACTCAACAAGCCCTCGAAGAATTGAGGCATCTAACGACGTTCGGCCACATGGACACCGAGCTGCGCAAAACGACGCTTCCGACAAGCTGA
- a CDS encoding aldehyde dehydrogenase family protein translates to MTETATSLGRAYAARTGSIEDFRNYIDGQWSAGETGETIDNISPADTRDIVGRFPASSAKDADAAVRAAAAAFASWKKTSVSARAKILNAAADYLDANVDRFAAELTREMGKALNLSKDEILRSAQTLRFYAVEGQSFTGETFPNDDPDMIVYSQREPLGVVSVITPWNFPVSIPARKIAPALIAGNTVVFKPSSDAPMSGYRLTEAFVAAGIPKGVLNFITGGAADVGPAITVPSVVRAISFTGSTTAGEQIHRSVGFTTRTQMELGGKNPLIVMEDADLDKAVDLTIKGGLSLSGQACTGTSRVLVMKQVKAAFTEKLVARVKALKVGDGMVAGYDIGPLATARQLDTVLRYIAIGKSEATLLCGGERLSGPAYDHGYYVSPAIFTDVTQDMRIAREEIFGPVIALIEVTSYADAIAKANDTEYGLSSAIATRNPRYIHDFASDIESGTVKINRTTTGNLINAPFGGLKRSSTSTFRESGRAALEFYTQIKTVYRGC, encoded by the coding sequence ATGACTGAAACCGCAACCTCCCTCGGGCGCGCCTACGCGGCGCGTACCGGAAGCATTGAAGACTTCAGGAATTACATCGACGGACAATGGTCGGCGGGCGAAACCGGCGAAACCATCGACAATATCAGTCCGGCGGATACCCGCGACATTGTCGGCCGGTTTCCGGCCTCCTCGGCGAAGGATGCGGATGCGGCGGTCCGCGCGGCCGCAGCAGCCTTCGCAAGCTGGAAAAAGACTTCCGTGTCCGCCCGGGCGAAGATTCTGAACGCCGCAGCCGACTATCTGGACGCCAATGTCGATCGCTTCGCCGCGGAATTGACGCGGGAGATGGGCAAGGCGCTCAATCTGAGCAAGGACGAGATCCTGCGCTCGGCACAGACCCTGCGGTTCTATGCGGTCGAAGGCCAGTCGTTCACGGGCGAGACCTTTCCCAACGACGATCCCGACATGATCGTCTACAGCCAGCGCGAACCGCTCGGCGTGGTGTCGGTGATCACGCCGTGGAATTTTCCGGTGTCGATCCCGGCGCGCAAGATTGCGCCGGCGCTGATCGCCGGCAACACCGTGGTGTTCAAGCCGTCGTCGGATGCGCCGATGAGCGGCTATCGCCTCACGGAGGCCTTCGTCGCCGCCGGGATTCCCAAGGGCGTGCTCAATTTCATCACCGGAGGCGCCGCCGATGTCGGCCCGGCCATCACGGTGCCGTCGGTGGTCCGCGCGATCTCGTTCACCGGCTCGACCACGGCCGGTGAGCAGATCCATCGCTCGGTCGGCTTCACCACCCGCACCCAGATGGAGCTTGGCGGCAAGAACCCGCTGATCGTGATGGAGGATGCCGATCTCGACAAGGCCGTCGATCTAACCATCAAGGGCGGCCTGTCGCTCAGCGGCCAGGCCTGCACGGGCACCAGCCGCGTGCTGGTGATGAAGCAGGTGAAGGCGGCATTCACCGAGAAGCTCGTCGCTCGGGTGAAGGCGCTGAAGGTCGGCGACGGCATGGTCGCGGGTTACGATATCGGACCGCTGGCGACCGCGCGGCAACTGGACACGGTGCTGCGCTACATCGCGATCGGAAAGAGTGAGGCGACGCTGTTGTGCGGCGGCGAGCGCCTGAGCGGTCCGGCCTATGATCACGGTTATTACGTGTCGCCGGCGATTTTCACCGATGTCACCCAGGACATGCGGATCGCCCGCGAGGAAATCTTCGGGCCGGTGATCGCCCTTATCGAGGTAACGAGCTATGCGGATGCCATCGCCAAGGCGAACGACACCGAGTACGGGCTGTCCTCCGCGATCGCGACCCGCAATCCACGCTACATCCACGACTTCGCGAGCGACATCGAATCCGGAACGGTCAAGATCAATCGCACCACCACCGGCAACCTAATCAACGCGCCGTTCGGCGGCCTGAAGCGCTCCAGCACCTCGACCTTCCGCGAGTCCGGCCGCGCCGCGCTGGAATTCTATACCCAGATCAAGACGGTCTATCGCGGCTGCTGA
- a CDS encoding 2Fe-2S iron-sulfur cluster-binding protein: MIQVTFLTNKGKVANAPANSNLLRVSLREQGGIPFKCGGGLCGTCKCRVEQGLEHTDAIKPKERKHLTDDEFKAGYRMACQTFLNGDVSVSWVPLAERRAPAQRTEIPAVVSCPRGSGLDES; the protein is encoded by the coding sequence ATGATTCAGGTCACCTTCCTTACCAACAAGGGCAAAGTGGCGAACGCGCCTGCGAACAGCAACCTGCTCCGGGTATCGTTGCGCGAGCAAGGCGGCATTCCGTTCAAATGCGGCGGCGGGTTGTGCGGCACATGCAAATGTCGGGTCGAACAGGGCCTTGAACACACAGATGCTATCAAGCCAAAGGAGCGCAAGCATTTGACCGACGATGAGTTCAAAGCGGGTTATCGTATGGCTTGTCAGACGTTCCTCAATGGCGACGTGAGCGTTTCTTGGGTGCCGTTGGCCGAGCGCCGCGCGCCGGCGCAGCGAACGGAGATTCCCGCTGTTGTCTCGTGCCCCAGGGGCAGCGGGCTAGACGAAAGTTGA
- a CDS encoding amidase, with amino-acid sequence MNALDLPCPDDSRGSLCFAPLWRAVQWLQSGQTSAAELVDACERAYLAANATVNAMVVANFEGAHRAAAESDQRRRANAALGALDGIPFSIKESFDVQGWPTTCGSPAHATHRASQDALVVERLRAQGAVLLGKTNVPLGLRDWQTYNALYGTTRNPRDPSRTPGGSSGGSAAAVCAGMSFFDIGSDIGSSLRNPAHYCGVFSHKSSLGIVPLTGHGTAAPGFVAQDINVAGPVARSAHDLECVLQAIAGPEADEALAYNLTLPRCAHTALSTFRVAVLPSHPFAEVDAEVSETIEALGRWLESQNAKVSWQARPDIDAIELWHTYILLLRATTSIYTDDTAFAALLDRAEPNSTDHSYAALQFVGAGMHHRRWLLLQAARRRFAEAWQRFFCDYDVLLCPAAATTAFPLNESGEPWQRVLSVNGNPQPMTTQLFWAGYSGLCGLPSTIAPIGPGHSGLPVGVQIVAPRFGDLTSLRFAQLLESSGHAFQPPPAVMPAQDVHGQ; translated from the coding sequence TTGAATGCTTTAGACCTGCCCTGTCCTGACGACAGCCGGGGCAGCCTTTGCTTCGCGCCACTCTGGCGCGCCGTGCAGTGGCTGCAGTCCGGACAAACCAGCGCGGCCGAGCTGGTGGACGCTTGCGAACGCGCCTACCTCGCAGCGAACGCGACCGTTAACGCGATGGTGGTGGCTAATTTCGAGGGCGCTCACCGGGCCGCCGCCGAAAGTGACCAGCGTCGGCGCGCCAACGCCGCGCTCGGCGCGCTGGATGGCATTCCTTTCAGCATCAAGGAATCCTTCGACGTGCAGGGATGGCCCACTACCTGCGGCAGTCCCGCCCACGCCACTCATCGCGCGAGCCAGGATGCGCTTGTGGTCGAGCGCCTGCGGGCGCAAGGCGCTGTGCTGCTCGGCAAAACCAACGTGCCCCTCGGCCTGCGCGACTGGCAGACCTACAACGCCCTCTATGGCACGACCCGCAATCCGCGCGACCCGAGCCGGACGCCAGGCGGATCGTCGGGAGGTAGCGCAGCGGCCGTGTGTGCTGGTATGAGCTTTTTCGACATCGGCTCGGACATCGGTTCGTCGCTGCGCAATCCGGCACATTATTGCGGTGTGTTCTCGCACAAGAGCAGTCTCGGCATCGTACCGTTGACGGGCCACGGAACTGCGGCCCCTGGGTTTGTCGCCCAAGACATCAACGTTGCCGGACCGGTGGCCCGCAGCGCGCACGACCTCGAATGCGTGCTGCAGGCAATTGCCGGGCCCGAGGCGGACGAGGCGCTGGCCTACAACCTGACTTTGCCGCGCTGCGCGCATACGGCATTGAGCACGTTCCGCGTTGCCGTTCTTCCCAGCCACCCCTTTGCCGAAGTCGACGCGGAAGTGAGCGAGACCATCGAAGCGCTCGGACGGTGGCTGGAGAGCCAGAATGCCAAGGTTAGCTGGCAGGCGCGCCCCGACATCGATGCGATCGAGCTGTGGCACACCTATATCCTGCTGCTCCGAGCAACCACATCCATCTACACGGACGACACGGCGTTTGCCGCTCTGCTCGACCGAGCGGAACCTAATTCCACCGACCACAGCTATGCGGCCCTGCAATTCGTCGGCGCCGGCATGCACCACCGGCGCTGGCTGCTCCTGCAGGCGGCGCGCAGGCGCTTCGCGGAGGCATGGCAGCGATTCTTTTGCGACTACGATGTGCTGCTGTGCCCGGCTGCCGCCACTACCGCGTTCCCGCTCAACGAATCGGGTGAGCCGTGGCAGCGCGTGCTGTCCGTCAACGGCAACCCGCAGCCGATGACGACCCAGCTATTCTGGGCCGGGTATTCTGGCCTGTGCGGTCTGCCGTCGACCATAGCGCCCATCGGCCCCGGGCACAGCGGACTACCGGTCGGCGTGCAGATCGTCGCTCCGCGCTTTGGCGATCTGACGTCGCTGCGTTTTGCCCAGCTGCTGGAGAGTAGCGGTCACGCATTCCAGCCGCCGCCAGCAGTTATGCCGGCGCAAGATGTTCACGGCCAGTGA
- a CDS encoding GlcG/HbpS family heme-binding protein has translation MRSSFKLELEEARVMVAAAIRKSQEIGVLETVCVADEGGYPLALERMDRARVTGPQIAWNKAFTAAGHKRSTHLFNQSPNGPALPGNEAFGIQWSFEGRFAVFVGGFPIVVDDEVVGGIGLSGGNGEQDTACGVAALQALQELLTPKKHRVLVKADIKL, from the coding sequence ATGAGATCGTCATTCAAGCTCGAACTCGAAGAAGCGCGTGTTATGGTCGCCGCCGCTATCCGCAAATCGCAAGAGATCGGCGTACTGGAAACCGTCTGCGTCGCCGACGAGGGCGGCTATCCGCTGGCGCTGGAGCGCATGGACCGTGCCCGTGTGACCGGACCGCAGATCGCCTGGAACAAGGCCTTCACCGCAGCCGGGCACAAGCGCTCGACCCATCTGTTCAACCAGTCGCCTAATGGCCCGGCGCTGCCGGGCAACGAAGCATTCGGCATTCAGTGGAGCTTCGAGGGCCGCTTCGCGGTGTTCGTCGGCGGCTTTCCGATCGTGGTCGACGACGAGGTCGTCGGCGGCATTGGCCTCAGCGGCGGCAACGGCGAGCAGGATACCGCCTGCGGCGTCGCGGCCCTGCAGGCGCTGCAGGAGCTGCTGACGCCGAAGAAGCATCGCGTGCTGGTCAAGGCCGACATCAAGTTGTGA
- a CDS encoding 2Fe-2S iron-sulfur cluster-binding protein, protein MPKVILHRDGHAHQGEVASNSNLVVRAGIKQFPYPHLRYGCGMGKCAKCACRVLKGAEQLPAPNWKEKQRLGPRLEEGYRLICQLWINHDIELAQDKTPLEPLAPVVP, encoded by the coding sequence GTGCCCAAGGTCATTCTTCATCGTGACGGCCACGCCCACCAGGGCGAGGTCGCCTCGAACAGCAATCTTGTCGTCAGGGCGGGCATCAAGCAGTTCCCTTATCCGCATCTGCGTTACGGATGCGGAATGGGAAAATGCGCGAAATGTGCCTGCCGCGTGCTTAAGGGCGCCGAGCAACTGCCCGCTCCGAACTGGAAGGAGAAACAGCGGCTCGGTCCTCGGCTGGAAGAGGGCTACCGACTGATCTGCCAGCTCTGGATCAACCACGACATCGAACTGGCACAAGACAAGACTCCGCTCGAGCCTTTGGCGCCGGTTGTACCGTGA
- a CDS encoding TenA family transcriptional regulator gives MPELMNHVEFRSALENAIKGKSANKAPFSIAWASGKLSRAHLGKWAENHYHYVGPFADYLAYIYARMPEGYTEAKDFLLANMYEEEIGGDRHTDLLIRFAEACGTTRARVIDPDNMTPTTRGLQSWCYSVAMREDPIVAVAGLVVGLESQVPSIYRKQTPTLREKYKFTDEEVEFFDLHIVSDEIHGERGYQIVLEHANTVELQQRCLKICEVGAQMRLLYTTALYWDYVAKDVPINEIENVEHKVPQGERKLLQA, from the coding sequence ATGCCCGAACTCATGAACCATGTAGAATTCCGATCGGCCCTCGAGAACGCAATCAAAGGCAAGAGTGCCAACAAAGCTCCATTCAGCATCGCCTGGGCCAGCGGCAAGCTCAGCCGCGCACATCTCGGCAAATGGGCCGAGAACCACTATCACTATGTCGGTCCGTTCGCGGACTATCTCGCCTACATCTATGCCCGGATGCCGGAAGGATATACTGAGGCCAAGGACTTCCTGCTGGCCAACATGTACGAGGAAGAGATCGGCGGGGATCGCCACACGGATCTGCTCATCCGTTTCGCGGAAGCGTGCGGCACGACGCGGGCTCGGGTCATCGATCCGGACAATATGACACCCACCACCCGGGGTTTGCAGAGCTGGTGCTATTCGGTCGCGATGCGCGAGGATCCGATCGTTGCGGTGGCCGGTCTGGTCGTCGGCTTGGAGTCGCAGGTGCCCTCGATCTACCGCAAGCAGACGCCGACGCTGCGCGAGAAGTACAAATTCACAGATGAGGAAGTCGAATTCTTCGATCTCCATATCGTGTCCGATGAGATCCACGGCGAGCGCGGCTATCAAATCGTTCTTGAGCATGCCAACACGGTCGAGTTGCAACAGCGCTGCCTGAAGATCTGCGAGGTCGGCGCGCAGATGCGCCTGCTGTACACGACTGCTCTGTATTGGGACTATGTTGCCAAGGACGTGCCGATCAACGAGATCGAGAATGTCGAACACAAGGTGCCACAGGGCGAGCGAAAACTGCTGCAGGCCTGA
- a CDS encoding Bug family tripartite tricarboxylate transporter substrate binding protein, translating to MVGFLRAALFGLVCLSSLAAGIAPSSAASDYPNRPVRWLIGFAAGGPVDIVARIMSQWLSEHFGQQFVVENRAGSGGNIAAAAAINSPPDGYTILFDAPNNAISTSLYKHLSYDFIRDTVPVASIMQLANMLVVSNALPVKNVQEFIDYCKANPGKVSYASSGYGTSVHMSGELFKAMTHVEMVHVPYRGSAIAFPDIISNKVQLIFDNLPSALEQSRAGTVRALGVTSPQRWPGVPDVPAIAETVPGFESVGFYGISAPKGTPPEIVDILNKAVNEALKDPKLVARLTEVGGIPKPMTPAEFGKLLSDETEKWRKVVEFAGVSVD from the coding sequence ATGGTTGGATTTTTACGCGCGGCTTTATTCGGTCTGGTTTGCCTTTCAAGCCTTGCGGCAGGCATCGCGCCGTCATCCGCCGCGTCAGACTATCCGAACCGCCCCGTGCGCTGGCTGATCGGCTTTGCCGCCGGCGGCCCGGTCGACATCGTGGCGCGGATCATGAGCCAGTGGCTGTCGGAACATTTCGGCCAGCAATTCGTGGTGGAGAACCGTGCTGGCTCCGGCGGCAATATCGCAGCCGCGGCCGCGATCAACTCGCCGCCGGACGGCTACACGATATTGTTCGACGCCCCCAACAACGCCATCAGCACCTCGCTCTACAAACATCTGTCCTATGATTTCATCCGCGACACCGTGCCGGTCGCGAGCATCATGCAACTGGCCAATATGCTCGTGGTGTCGAATGCGCTGCCGGTCAAAAACGTTCAGGAGTTCATCGACTACTGCAAGGCCAATCCGGGCAAGGTGTCCTATGCATCTTCCGGTTACGGTACGTCGGTGCACATGTCCGGCGAATTGTTCAAGGCGATGACCCATGTCGAGATGGTGCATGTGCCCTATCGCGGCTCGGCCATCGCATTTCCCGACATCATTTCCAACAAGGTGCAGCTGATCTTCGACAATCTGCCGTCGGCGCTGGAACAATCACGTGCCGGCACCGTGCGCGCGCTCGGCGTCACCTCGCCGCAGCGTTGGCCGGGTGTGCCCGATGTTCCGGCGATTGCCGAAACCGTGCCCGGATTCGAATCGGTCGGCTTCTACGGCATCTCCGCGCCGAAGGGCACGCCACCGGAGATCGTCGACATCCTCAACAAGGCGGTCAACGAAGCCTTGAAAGACCCCAAGCTGGTGGCGCGGTTGACCGAAGTCGGCGGCATTCCCAAGCCGATGACGCCGGCAGAGTTCGGGAAGCTGCTTTCGGACGAAACCGAGAAATGGCGCAAAGTGGTCGAATTCGCCGGCGTTTCGGTGGATTGA
- a CDS encoding 2Fe-2S iron-sulfur cluster-binding protein, with amino-acid sequence MTFRIQIAHTDQSFDVESGETILAAALRANVNLEHDCQLGGCGTCRIKLIEGSVAYDEFPLALTPEEEDQGYALACQAKPECNLVISSAFAQAEMPTAAHHLATVHAIRPVSPLVTRLVLEVPAVTELDYRPGQHMNVILPDNSTRSFSMASAPQDNRIDFHVRHIEGGRFTQDILGNLKVGEALHVELPLGGFYFRADDDRPLLMVATGTGLAPIKAILESLMCDPSCPPVCLYWGARTAADLYLHDEILTWSDRLYEFKFMPVLSRAAPTWRGRRGYVQDAVAADFEDLSEHAIYLCGSPEMIFSAKQAFAARGASIEHIYTEGFTLQHSLPVPS; translated from the coding sequence GTGACTTTCCGAATACAAATCGCGCACACGGACCAATCCTTCGACGTGGAGTCCGGCGAGACAATTCTGGCGGCTGCGTTGCGCGCGAACGTCAATCTGGAACACGATTGTCAACTTGGCGGCTGCGGTACGTGCCGCATCAAGCTGATCGAGGGCTCAGTCGCGTATGATGAGTTTCCGCTGGCGTTGACGCCGGAAGAAGAAGATCAAGGTTACGCACTGGCCTGTCAGGCCAAGCCCGAATGCAACCTCGTCATTAGCTCGGCCTTCGCCCAAGCAGAGATGCCGACCGCCGCGCACCATCTTGCAACAGTTCACGCCATTCGGCCCGTCAGTCCACTGGTTACCCGTCTTGTGCTGGAAGTTCCTGCTGTAACAGAGTTGGACTACCGGCCAGGGCAGCACATGAACGTCATCCTTCCCGATAATAGCACACGAAGTTTTTCAATGGCGTCCGCCCCACAAGACAATCGGATCGATTTCCACGTGAGGCATATCGAAGGCGGTAGATTCACCCAAGATATACTTGGAAACCTAAAGGTCGGCGAGGCGCTGCATGTAGAGTTGCCGCTGGGAGGTTTTTATTTCCGCGCCGATGATGACCGGCCTTTACTGATGGTTGCGACCGGCACCGGGTTGGCGCCCATCAAAGCGATCCTTGAGTCTCTAATGTGCGATCCGAGCTGTCCGCCGGTCTGCCTATATTGGGGTGCACGGACCGCTGCCGATCTCTATCTGCATGATGAGATCTTGACATGGTCCGACCGGCTCTACGAATTCAAATTCATGCCGGTACTATCCCGTGCTGCGCCCACGTGGCGGGGACGTCGCGGCTACGTGCAAGATGCGGTGGCTGCAGATTTCGAGGACCTCTCTGAACACGCGATCTATCTGTGCGGATCACCCGAGATGATCTTCAGCGCCAAGCAAGCCTTTGCAGCTCGCGGCGCTTCGATCGAGCACATATATACCGAGGGTTTCACTCTGCAGCATTCTCTGCCGGTTCCTTCCTGA
- a CDS encoding MFS transporter — protein MLDWFKELSRMERKGFYGAFLGHAVDVFDFMIYSFLIPTLLTQWSMSKSAAGAIVTWTLVSSLVGAIGAGLLADRYGRVRVLRWTIVVFAVACFLCGMANSPEQLMIFRTIQGLGFGGESSLCMVLVTEMIRNPAHRGKYSGFTASSFSFGWGAAAIAYAITFNLFAPDIAWRVCFFLGILPALVVVYLRRNLEEPELFLRSRARQNGVSPAQSFMRVFRKPLMRKTVLCSLLSGGMLGAYYAIATWLPTFLKTERGLSVFGTSSYLTVTILGSFVGYVAGAYATDRWGRRLTYIVFAAGAFAMALAYMVIPVSNTSMLFLGFPLGVMMQGVFSGIGATISESYPNDVRATGYGVSYNVGRVIGSLFPLSVGWLSSNGTSLPLAIAMVAGVGYAMVILSAALLPETTGIELDETAGEGVTVHDDGRQPAPAGRLA, from the coding sequence ATGCTGGATTGGTTTAAAGAGCTGTCACGCATGGAACGCAAGGGCTTCTATGGCGCGTTCCTCGGACACGCGGTCGACGTCTTCGACTTCATGATCTATTCGTTCCTGATTCCCACGCTGCTTACGCAGTGGAGCATGAGCAAATCGGCAGCGGGCGCCATCGTCACGTGGACGCTGGTATCGTCCCTCGTGGGCGCGATCGGTGCGGGGCTGCTGGCGGACCGCTACGGTCGCGTGCGCGTGCTGCGCTGGACGATCGTCGTGTTTGCGGTAGCTTGTTTCCTGTGCGGCATGGCCAATTCGCCCGAGCAGCTTATGATCTTCCGCACCATCCAGGGGCTTGGCTTCGGCGGTGAATCGTCGCTGTGCATGGTGCTGGTGACGGAGATGATCCGCAACCCGGCGCACCGAGGCAAATATTCCGGTTTTACCGCAAGCAGCTTTTCGTTTGGCTGGGGCGCCGCAGCGATCGCCTATGCGATCACTTTCAACTTGTTCGCGCCGGACATTGCTTGGCGGGTTTGCTTCTTCCTCGGCATCCTGCCAGCGTTGGTAGTGGTGTATTTGCGTCGCAATCTGGAAGAACCCGAGCTTTTTCTCAGGAGCCGCGCGCGGCAGAACGGAGTGTCGCCGGCGCAGAGCTTCATGCGCGTGTTCCGCAAACCGCTGATGAGGAAGACGGTGCTGTGCAGCCTGTTATCCGGCGGCATGCTGGGAGCGTATTACGCGATCGCCACGTGGCTGCCGACCTTCCTGAAGACCGAGCGCGGCTTGTCCGTCTTCGGCACCAGTTCGTATCTAACCGTGACCATCCTCGGCTCGTTTGTCGGCTACGTGGCCGGCGCCTACGCCACGGACCGATGGGGCCGCCGCCTGACCTATATTGTCTTCGCGGCAGGCGCCTTCGCGATGGCGCTGGCGTATATGGTGATCCCCGTCTCCAATACGTCGATGCTGTTCCTTGGCTTTCCGCTCGGAGTAATGATGCAAGGCGTGTTCTCCGGCATCGGCGCGACTATCTCGGAGTCGTATCCGAACGACGTTCGCGCGACCGGCTATGGCGTGTCCTACAACGTGGGCCGTGTCATCGGTTCGCTCTTCCCGCTGTCGGTGGGATGGCTGAGCAGCAATGGCACCTCTCTGCCGCTGGCGATTGCTATGGTGGCCGGCGTTGGTTATGCCATGGTGATACTCTCCGCCGCACTGCTGCCGGAAACCACCGGCATCGAACTGGACGAGACAGCTGGTGAGGGCGTAACCGTCCATGACGACGGGCGCCAGCCGGCACCCGCGGGCCGGCTTGCGTGA